DNA sequence from the Podospora pseudocomata strain CBS 415.72m chromosome 2 map unlocalized CBS415.72m_2.2, whole genome shotgun sequence genome:
GCGATTTCAGCGTCGGCAAGACCCTCGTCAACAGAACCACTGGTCTCAAGAATGCCAACGATGCTCTGAAGGGCCGCATCGTCGAGGTTTCTCTGGCCGATCTCCAGAAGGATGAGGACCACGCTTTCCGCAAGGTCAAGCTCCGCGTCGATGAGGTCCAGGGCAAGAACTGCCTCACCAACTTCCACGGCCTTGACTTCACCTCCGACAAGCTCCGCTCGCTCGTCCGCAAGTGGCAGACTCTGATCGAGGCCAACGTCACCGTCCAGACCACCGACCactacctcctccgcctcttcGCCATCGCTTTCACCAAGCGCCGCCCCAACCAGATCAAGAAGACCACCTATGCCGCTTCTTCCCAAATCCGTGCCATCCGCAAGAAGATGACCGAGATCATCCAGCGCGAGGCTTCCAGCTGCACCCTCCAGCAGCTCACCTCGAAGCTTATCCCCGAGGTTATCGGCCGCGAGATCGAGAAGGCCACCC
Encoded proteins:
- the RPS1 gene encoding ribosomal 40S subunit protein S1B (EggNog:ENOG503NVFE; COG:J) is translated as MAVGKNKRLSKGKKGLKKKAQDPFARKDWYGIKAPAPFAIRDVGKTLVNRTTGLKNANDALKGRIVEVSLADLQKDEDHAFRKVKLRVDEVQGKNCLTNFHGLDFTSDKLRSLVRKWQTLIEANVTVQTTDHYLLRLFAIAFTKRRPNQIKKTTYAASSQIRAIRKKMTEIIQREASSCTLQQLTSKLIPEVIGREIEKATQGIYPLQNVHIRKVKLLKAPKFDLGALMALHGESSTDDAGQKVEREFKETVLESV